A genomic window from Prunus persica cultivar Lovell chromosome G2, Prunus_persica_NCBIv2, whole genome shotgun sequence includes:
- the LOC18784605 gene encoding transcription factor UNE10 — translation MNQCVPSWDLDDISTPPAPRLSLRSSTPSADVPMLDYEVAELTWENGQVAMHGLGLPRPPAKPSLTTAKYTTWDKPRASGTLESIVNQATSTLPLPSKPPFDSSGGGSNGELVSWFDHHRAAAVRSTEVTPSTTMTMDALVPCRNQSDNSSSHMMESMSMPVVISGSDVVGCSTGVESCSGATGAATQDDDTMLSGKHGSLSRVPETPEWSSRSQSVSGSATFGMDSHPVTLDSTKASDHDSVCHSRPQREAGDEDDRKKRSTGKSSVSTKRSRAAAIHNQSERKRRDKINQRMKTLQKLVPNSSKTDKASMLDEVIEYLKNLQAQIQMISRMNMPAMMLPMAMQQQLQMSMMAAAPRNMGMGMGMGMDMNTMVRPNIPGISPVLHPAAFMPMASWDGSGGDRSASATVMPDPLSAFLACQSQPMTMDAYSMMAAMYQQFHQPPASSSKS, via the exons ATGAACCAGTGTGTTCCCAGCTGGGATCTTGATGACATTTCTACTCCACCTGCTCCTAGGCTGTCTCTTCGCTCTTCCACTCCATCTGCTGATGTCCCCAT GTTGGACTATGAAGTAGCAGAGCTGACATGGGAAAACGGCCAGGTAGCCATGCACGGCTTAGGTCTGCCGCGCCCGCCGGCGAAGCCCTCATTAACCACTGCGAAGTACACCACCTGGGACAAGCCCCGGGCAAGTGGCACCCTCGAGTCAATAGTCAACCAAGCCACCTCTACTTTGCCCCTTCCCAGTAAACCCCCCTTCGATTCTTCCGGTGGCGGCTCTAATGGGGAACTAGTAAGCTGGTTTGATCACCATCGCGCTGCTGCTGTTCGTTCAACAGAAGTAACGCCCTCCACCACTATGACTATGGACGCTTTGGTTCCTTGCAGAAACCAAAGCGATAACTCAAGTAGTCATATGATGGAGTCCATGTCCATGCCTGTTGTGATTTCAGGCTCGGACGTGGTTGGGTGTTCCACTGGAGTGGAGTCCTGCAGTGGCGCTACAGGCGCCGCCACCCAGGATGACGACACCATGCTTTCAGGGAAACACGGGAGTTTGTCACGTGTCCCCGAAACACCGGAGTGGAGCAGCAGATCCCAGAGCGTGAGCGGTAGCGCAACGTTTGGGATGGACAGTCACCCTGTCACACTTGACAGTACAAAGGCAAGCGACCATGACTCCGTTTGTCACAGTAGACCACAG AGGGAGGCAGGAGATGAAGATGACAGAAAGAAACGAAGTACTGGAAAATCCTCAGTTTCTACAAAGAGGAGTAGGGCTGCTGCTATTCATAACCAATCTGAACGT aaAAGGAGAGATAAGATCAACCAAAGGATGAAGACGCTGCAGAAACTGGTCCCAAATTCCAGTAAG ACTGATAAAGCTTCAATGCTAGACGAAGTGATTGAGTATTTGAAAAATTTGCAAGCACAAATCCAAATGATAAGCAGAATGAACATGCCAGCCATGATGTTGCCAATGGCCATGCAACAGCAACTTCAAATGTCCATGATGGCCGCAGCCCCAAGAAACATGGGAATGGGAATGGGAATGGGAATGGACATGAACACTATGGTCCGCCCCAACATCCCGGGCATCTCCCCGGTTCTTCACCCGGCTGCATTCATGCCCATGGCCTCATGGGATGGCTCCGGTGGGGATAGGTCTGCTTCAGCAACAGTAATGCCTGATCCCTTGTCCGCCTTCCTTGCATGCCAATCACAG CCCATGACTATGGATGCGTACAGCATGATGGCAGCCATGTATCAGCAATTCCATCAACCGCCAGCATCTAGTTCTAAGAGCTAA